Proteins encoded by one window of Halobaculum halobium:
- the rpl18a gene encoding 50S ribosomal protein L18Ae: MSQFTVSGEFQARDGMQAFTRSIDAVNENVAREHVLSKFGAEHNLNRTQIEIGEVVAE, encoded by the coding sequence ATGAGCCAGTTCACTGTTAGCGGCGAGTTCCAAGCCCGAGACGGGATGCAGGCGTTCACCCGCTCGATCGACGCCGTCAACGAGAACGTCGCGCGCGAGCACGTCCTCTCGAAGTTCGGCGCCGAGCACAACCTAAATCGCACCCAGATCGAGATCGGCGAGGTGGTCGCCGAAT
- a CDS encoding translation initiation factor IF-6 → MLRVSFAGSSYVGVYAHAASDCLVVRPDVEDDLSDQLADEFGVDVLRTTVGGSGTVGALTAGNENGTLVSRQATDREIDAIREATDDPVERLPGTLNAAGNVVLANDYGAYVHPDLTDEAVDTVSETLDVPVERGSLGGVNTVGTAAVANNTGVLCHPHSEEPELEELEEHLDVYADLGTVNYGAPLVGSGLLANDGGYAVGGDTTGPELGRIDDTLGFID, encoded by the coding sequence GTGCTTCGCGTTTCGTTCGCCGGGTCGTCGTACGTCGGTGTCTACGCGCACGCCGCCAGCGACTGCCTCGTCGTGCGACCCGACGTCGAGGACGACCTCAGCGATCAACTCGCCGACGAGTTCGGCGTCGACGTGCTCCGCACGACCGTCGGTGGCTCCGGCACGGTCGGCGCACTCACCGCGGGCAACGAGAACGGGACGCTCGTCTCCCGACAGGCGACCGACCGCGAGATCGACGCGATCCGCGAGGCGACCGACGACCCCGTCGAACGCCTTCCCGGGACGCTCAACGCCGCCGGCAACGTCGTGCTCGCCAACGACTACGGCGCGTACGTCCACCCCGATCTCACCGACGAGGCCGTCGACACCGTCTCGGAGACGCTCGACGTGCCCGTCGAACGCGGCTCGCTCGGCGGCGTCAACACCGTCGGCACCGCCGCAGTCGCCAACAACACCGGCGTGCTGTGCCACCCTCACAGCGAGGAGCCGGAGTTGGAGGAACTTGAAGAGCACCTCGACGTGTACGCCGATCTGGGCACCGTCAACTACGGCGCGCCGCTGGTCGGGTCGGGGCTGCTCGCCAACGACGGCGGGTACGCCGTCGGCGGAGACACGACCGGTCCCGAGTTAGGTCGGATCGACGATACGCTCGGGTTCATCGACTGA
- a CDS encoding 50S ribosomal protein L31e: MSANDFEERVVTIPLREAKQAPSQERGDRAMSLIRAHLAKHFSVDEGDVRLDPAVNETVWERGRQKPPTTVRLRAARFDEDGDIVVEAEPA; encoded by the coding sequence ATGAGCGCCAACGACTTCGAGGAGCGCGTCGTCACGATCCCGCTCCGCGAGGCGAAGCAGGCGCCGTCCCAGGAGCGCGGCGACAGGGCGATGTCGCTCATCCGGGCGCACCTGGCGAAGCACTTCTCGGTCGACGAGGGCGACGTCCGCCTCGACCCCGCGGTCAACGAGACCGTCTGGGAGCGCGGCCGGCAGAAGCCGCCGACCACGGTTCGCCTGCGCGCGGCTCGCTTCGACGAGGACGGCGACATCGTCGTCGAAGCGGAGCCGGCCTGA
- a CDS encoding 50S ribosomal protein L39e encodes MTKKSKAKKKRLAKLERQNSRVPAWVMMKTDMEVTRNPKRRHWRRSDTDE; translated from the coding sequence ATGACCAAGAAATCCAAGGCGAAAAAGAAGCGCCTTGCCAAGCTGGAGCGGCAGAACAGCCGCGTGCCGGCGTGGGTGATGATGAAGACCGACATGGAAGTGACCCGCAACCCGAAGCGACGCCACTGGCGGCGCTCGGACACCGACGAGTAA
- a CDS encoding VIT1/CCC1 transporter family protein, with protein sequence MRGRGRTKTTVRHRVSEPALTGLTAGAVVVPAPLFAAAVAVDGWTAGLVGLAAAIGVALYAALAAAGDDDGGLSAADDPVRRAGLAGGGAFLAGALPSLVVLAETSWGFPLAVALVAAELAVVGSLRVRLVGGDVLETAVRVALGGALAAALGAGVGSLAGV encoded by the coding sequence ATGCGCGGCCGAGGACGAACGAAGACGACGGTTCGGCATCGGGTGAGCGAGCCGGCGCTGACGGGACTCACCGCCGGCGCCGTCGTCGTTCCCGCCCCGCTGTTCGCTGCGGCCGTCGCCGTCGACGGCTGGACCGCCGGACTCGTGGGGCTCGCGGCGGCGATCGGCGTCGCGCTGTACGCGGCCCTCGCTGCCGCGGGAGACGACGACGGCGGGCTCTCAGCGGCCGACGACCCGGTCCGCCGGGCGGGGTTGGCCGGCGGCGGAGCGTTCCTCGCCGGCGCGCTCCCGTCGCTGGTGGTGCTCGCGGAGACGAGCTGGGGGTTCCCGCTCGCGGTCGCGCTCGTCGCCGCAGAGCTTGCGGTCGTCGGGAGCCTCCGCGTCCGGCTCGTCGGCGGCGACGTGCTGGAGACGGCCGTGCGCGTCGCGCTCGGCGGCGCGCTCGCGGCCGCCCTCGGCGCCGGGGTGGGGTCGCTCGCGGGGGTGTGA
- a CDS encoding nucleoside recognition protein: MPTRRNRLTVRARNAVMDLVGVAVSAGVLAVADFRSVLVELLPLVADALARVARIAVLIAVGVFLANVAVEFGIVERIAGFSRYLTGPANLPDEAGTAIVTTAASTTAGYGMLADFRESGRLSDRATMVAVVINTFFGFVQHLFTFYVPVIIPILGRETGVLYVGTRGAIALAITLTGVVAGALLLRGEASSRPAPETLREATDGGASGEAADEGADRPADATSGERADATPGETDDGASLRERAESAADSTWSTLRRIVPRLALVYVLVTVLVARVDLQALSSEVAGPFAEVVGLPAAVVPAIVIFVFDTTAGAAAFAPLIGSTLTPEQAVAGMLLGGIVSFAFSTFKRSIPFQYGVWGPEFGSKVIAVNTGLKIVFISIALVVFLA; encoded by the coding sequence GTGCCAACGCGGCGAAACCGGCTTACCGTCCGCGCTCGGAACGCGGTCATGGACCTCGTCGGCGTCGCAGTCTCCGCGGGCGTTCTCGCGGTCGCGGACTTCCGCTCAGTCCTCGTGGAGCTCCTCCCGCTCGTCGCCGACGCGTTGGCCCGCGTCGCCCGCATCGCGGTCCTCATCGCCGTCGGGGTGTTCCTCGCGAACGTCGCCGTCGAGTTCGGCATCGTCGAGCGGATCGCGGGATTCTCGCGGTACCTCACCGGACCGGCGAACCTCCCGGACGAGGCCGGCACCGCAATCGTCACGACCGCGGCGTCGACGACGGCGGGCTACGGGATGCTCGCGGACTTCCGCGAGTCCGGCCGGCTGTCGGACCGGGCGACGATGGTCGCCGTCGTCATCAACACGTTCTTCGGCTTCGTGCAGCACTTGTTCACCTTCTACGTCCCGGTCATCATTCCGATCCTCGGCCGGGAAACCGGAGTGCTGTACGTCGGCACCCGCGGTGCGATCGCGCTCGCGATCACCCTGACGGGCGTGGTCGCCGGCGCGCTGCTGTTGCGCGGGGAAGCGAGTTCCCGGCCGGCTCCCGAGACGCTCCGGGAAGCGACGGACGGCGGGGCGTCCGGTGAGGCGGCAGACGAGGGAGCGGACCGACCGGCGGACGCGACATCCGGCGAGAGGGCGGACGCGACGCCCGGCGAGACGGACGACGGGGCGTCGTTGCGCGAGCGCGCCGAGTCGGCCGCCGACTCGACGTGGTCGACGCTGCGACGGATCGTGCCGCGCCTCGCGCTCGTGTACGTGCTCGTGACGGTGCTCGTGGCCCGCGTGGACCTCCAGGCGCTGTCGAGCGAGGTCGCCGGCCCGTTCGCCGAGGTCGTCGGGTTGCCGGCGGCGGTCGTGCCCGCGATCGTGATCTTCGTGTTCGACACGACGGCGGGGGCGGCGGCGTTCGCGCCGCTGATCGGCTCGACGTTGACGCCCGAGCAGGCGGTCGCGGGGATGCTGCTCGGCGGGATCGTCTCGTTCGCGTTCTCGACGTTCAAGCGGTCGATCCCGTTCCAGTACGGGGTCTGGGGCCCGGAGTTCGGCTCGAAGGTGATCGCGGTGAACACCGGTCTGAAGATCGTGTTCATCTCGATCGCGCTGGTCGTGTTCCTCGCGTGA
- a CDS encoding amidohydrolase: MTDTLAVTDGRVLTPEFDVVRADVLIDADAGEILDVAPDLAGDADETLDATDSLVMPGLVNAHGHATMTLLRGYADDKNLEDWLREDIWPAEAELTADDVAVGTRLAAVELIRSGTTAFADMYFHVGEVVEAVREAGLRARVGHGVVTVGKDEAAARDDFAESVAVAEEYDGAADGRIRTAVMPHAPHTVGTEFFEEFVPRVREAGVPLHFHLNETETYLEEIDAEAGVRPTEYADDLGLLADDTFVAHGVHLDASEIGTLADRDTSVVHCPASNMKLASGMAPVQDLLDAGVNVALGTDGAASNNDLDLFDELRDAAMIGKLAADDAAAVDAETAVRMATEGGAKALGFDSGRIEAGANADLAVVDLDAVHLTPEHDLVSHLAYAARGSDVRHTVCDGEVLMRDREVLAFDEADVRERAQEHAAALVARAEE; encoded by the coding sequence ATGACCGACACACTCGCCGTTACCGACGGGCGCGTGCTCACGCCCGAGTTCGACGTCGTCCGCGCGGACGTGCTGATCGACGCCGACGCGGGCGAGATACTCGACGTGGCGCCCGACCTCGCGGGCGACGCCGACGAGACGCTCGACGCGACAGACTCGCTCGTCATGCCGGGGCTCGTGAACGCCCACGGCCACGCGACGATGACGCTGCTGCGCGGCTACGCCGACGACAAGAACCTCGAAGACTGGCTCCGGGAGGACATCTGGCCCGCAGAGGCGGAGCTGACGGCCGACGACGTGGCCGTGGGTACTCGACTGGCGGCCGTCGAGTTGATCCGGAGCGGAACCACCGCGTTCGCTGACATGTACTTCCACGTCGGCGAGGTCGTCGAGGCGGTCCGCGAGGCCGGCCTCCGCGCCCGCGTCGGCCACGGCGTCGTCACCGTCGGCAAGGATGAGGCGGCCGCCCGCGACGACTTCGCCGAGTCGGTCGCCGTCGCCGAGGAGTACGACGGCGCCGCCGACGGTCGGATCCGGACGGCGGTGATGCCCCACGCGCCCCACACCGTCGGCACGGAGTTCTTCGAGGAGTTCGTCCCGCGGGTCCGCGAGGCGGGGGTCCCGCTGCACTTCCACCTGAACGAGACCGAGACGTACCTCGAGGAGATCGACGCCGAGGCGGGGGTCCGGCCGACCGAGTACGCCGACGACCTCGGCCTGCTGGCCGACGACACCTTCGTCGCCCACGGCGTCCACCTCGACGCCTCAGAGATCGGGACGCTCGCCGATCGAGACACGAGCGTCGTCCACTGCCCGGCCTCGAACATGAAGCTCGCCTCCGGGATGGCGCCCGTACAGGATCTGCTCGACGCGGGCGTGAACGTCGCGCTCGGCACCGACGGCGCCGCCTCGAACAACGACCTCGACCTCTTCGACGAACTGCGCGACGCCGCGATGATCGGCAAGCTCGCCGCGGACGACGCCGCGGCTGTCGACGCCGAGACCGCCGTCCGGATGGCGACCGAGGGCGGGGCCAAAGCCTTGGGCTTCGACTCGGGGCGAATCGAGGCGGGCGCGAACGCCGACCTCGCGGTGGTCGACCTCGACGCCGTCCACCTGACGCCCGAGCACGACCTCGTCTCGCACCTCGCGTACGCCGCCCGCGGCAGCGACGTGCGACACACGGTCTGTGACGGCGAGGTGCTGATGCGCGACCGCGAGGTGCTCGCGTTCGACGAGGCCGACGTGCGTGAGCGGGCACAGGAGCACGCGGCGGCGCTCGTCGCACGCGCCGAGGAATAG
- a CDS encoding adenosylhomocysteinase, with protein MSTQSYAPVTQHLDDPESAREEGRRKMDWALQHMPILSHLREEFEESQPFAGQTIGMAMHVEAKTANLVELLADGGAEVAITGCNPLSTHDDVSAALDAHENITSYAVRGVGDEDYYAAIESVIAHEPTVTVDDGMDMVAAIHEDYPELIDSIVGGAEETTTGVHRLRAMDADGELNYPVFAVNDTPMKRLFDNVHGTGESSLATIAMTTNLSFAGKDVVVGGFGYCGKGVAKKAAGQNANVIVCEVDSRKALEAHMEGYDVMPMSEAAKQGDVFITTTGNRDVITEEHFEVMQDGVLLANAGHFDVEINLDQLDDMAVDRYEARDGVEAYEMADGRRLNVLAEGRLVNLAAPIALGHPVEVMDQSFGVQAVCVRELVENGEEYDAGVHEVPDELDREVAEVKLAAEGVEFDALSDEQREYMGSWQHGT; from the coding sequence ATGAGCACACAGTCGTACGCACCGGTCACCCAGCATCTCGACGATCCCGAGTCGGCCCGCGAGGAGGGTCGCCGCAAGATGGACTGGGCGCTTCAGCACATGCCCATCCTCTCGCACCTCCGCGAGGAGTTCGAGGAGAGTCAGCCGTTCGCCGGCCAGACGATCGGCATGGCGATGCACGTCGAGGCGAAAACCGCGAACCTCGTCGAGCTGCTCGCCGACGGCGGCGCGGAGGTCGCCATCACCGGCTGCAACCCGCTCTCGACGCACGACGACGTGAGCGCCGCGCTTGACGCCCACGAGAACATCACCTCCTACGCCGTCCGCGGCGTCGGCGACGAGGACTACTACGCCGCCATCGAGTCGGTCATCGCGCACGAGCCCACCGTCACCGTCGACGACGGCATGGACATGGTCGCGGCGATCCACGAGGACTACCCCGAACTCATCGACTCCATCGTCGGCGGCGCCGAGGAGACCACCACCGGCGTCCACCGCCTGCGTGCGATGGACGCCGACGGCGAGCTGAACTACCCCGTGTTCGCCGTCAACGACACGCCGATGAAGCGGCTGTTCGACAACGTCCACGGCACCGGCGAGTCGTCGCTCGCGACCATCGCGATGACGACGAACCTCTCGTTTGCCGGCAAGGACGTCGTCGTCGGCGGCTTCGGCTACTGCGGGAAGGGCGTCGCCAAGAAGGCGGCCGGCCAGAACGCGAACGTCATCGTCTGTGAGGTCGACTCCCGCAAGGCGCTGGAGGCCCACATGGAGGGGTACGACGTGATGCCGATGAGTGAGGCCGCAAAGCAGGGCGACGTGTTCATCACGACGACGGGCAACCGCGACGTGATCACCGAGGAGCACTTCGAGGTCATGCAGGATGGCGTCCTGCTGGCCAACGCGGGCCACTTCGACGTGGAGATCAACCTCGACCAGCTCGACGACATGGCCGTCGACCGCTACGAGGCACGCGACGGCGTCGAGGCCTACGAGATGGCAGACGGCCGTCGGCTGAACGTCCTCGCGGAGGGCCGCCTCGTCAACCTCGCGGCGCCCATCGCGCTGGGCCACCCGGTCGAGGTCATGGACCAGTCGTTCGGCGTGCAGGCCGTCTGCGTGCGAGAACTCGTGGAGAACGGCGAGGAGTACGACGCCGGCGTCCACGAGGTGCCCGACGAACTCGACCGCGAGGTCGCCGAGGTGAAACTGGCCGCCGAGGGCGTCGAGTTCGACGCGCTCAGCGACGAGCAGCGAGAGTACATGGGCTCGTGGCAACACGGGACCTGA
- the thpR gene encoding RNA 2',3'-cyclic phosphodiesterase, protein MPRLFVSVDLPDRLADAFAAVQDPLRDIESLRVTDPEQAHCTLKFLGDTDEARVGDVTEALEAAVANADVGAFELEVGGLGVFPSTDYVSVIWVGVREGPGAAELTRLAETVERETVSLGFDEADHEFTPHFTLARMDDARGKGRVLEYLNEDPTVGRFEVKEIRLTESTLTSDGPEYGTRARVSL, encoded by the coding sequence ATGCCGCGACTGTTCGTCTCGGTCGACCTCCCCGACCGGCTCGCGGACGCGTTCGCCGCCGTACAGGACCCGCTTCGTGATATCGAGAGCCTCCGGGTCACCGATCCCGAGCAGGCCCACTGCACACTGAAGTTCCTCGGCGACACCGACGAGGCACGCGTCGGCGACGTGACCGAGGCGCTGGAGGCCGCCGTTGCGAACGCGGACGTGGGCGCCTTCGAACTCGAGGTGGGCGGGCTGGGCGTCTTTCCGTCGACCGACTACGTCAGCGTGATCTGGGTCGGCGTTCGCGAGGGCCCCGGCGCCGCCGAGTTGACCCGGCTCGCCGAGACGGTCGAGCGCGAGACGGTCTCGCTCGGGTTCGACGAGGCCGACCACGAGTTCACGCCGCATTTCACCCTCGCGCGAATGGACGACGCCCGCGGGAAGGGACGGGTGCTGGAGTACCTGAACGAGGACCCGACAGTGGGACGGTTCGAGGTGAAGGAGATCCGCCTCACCGAGTCGACGCTGACGAGCGACGGTCCCGAGTACGGGACGCGGGCGCGGGTATCGCTGTGA
- a CDS encoding tetratricopeptide repeat protein produces MSDDEPERPPHKFSEGQGLNEDYEEFTLDPEELQADPSQVDPVDTRVLADLLDERNIPKDRVDVESLMDVGLSYIGINRFEEATETFERAAQFAEDDSLEEQEAWVNKGVAHAQLEEWDEAIGAYREALRIDDDSEHAASAETNLAYALHENGQGEQALEHAEKAVEIDPRFPQAWYNRGFFLVERGLLEDAVTAFDNAIRLGMRNAEVLEEKARALDELGREDEAEQAAERAEEIREEAEQQMVEEHGEGGAMGGAGEMGAGGAGGAPGASAAATATMISTSEACRCATTPGTVPTRTSAKTAGRTT; encoded by the coding sequence ATGAGCGACGACGAGCCAGAACGACCGCCGCACAAGTTCTCCGAGGGTCAGGGACTCAACGAGGACTACGAGGAGTTCACGCTCGACCCGGAGGAACTGCAAGCAGACCCCTCACAGGTCGATCCCGTCGACACGCGGGTGCTCGCGGACCTGCTCGACGAGCGCAACATCCCGAAGGACCGCGTCGACGTGGAGAGCCTGATGGACGTGGGACTGTCCTACATCGGGATCAACCGCTTCGAGGAGGCGACCGAGACGTTCGAGCGCGCCGCCCAGTTCGCCGAGGACGACTCTCTCGAAGAACAGGAGGCGTGGGTGAACAAGGGCGTCGCCCACGCCCAGCTCGAGGAGTGGGACGAGGCGATCGGCGCGTACCGGGAGGCGCTGCGCATCGACGACGACTCCGAGCACGCCGCAAGCGCCGAGACGAACCTCGCGTACGCACTCCACGAGAACGGGCAGGGGGAGCAGGCGCTCGAACACGCCGAGAAGGCCGTCGAGATCGACCCGCGCTTCCCGCAGGCGTGGTACAACCGCGGGTTCTTCCTCGTCGAGCGCGGCCTGCTGGAGGACGCCGTTACCGCCTTCGACAACGCGATCCGGCTGGGCATGCGCAACGCCGAGGTGCTCGAGGAGAAGGCGCGCGCGCTCGACGAACTCGGCCGCGAGGACGAGGCCGAACAGGCCGCCGAGCGCGCCGAGGAGATCCGCGAGGAGGCCGAACAGCAGATGGTCGAAGAGCACGGTGAGGGCGGCGCGATGGGCGGTGCCGGCGAAATGGGTGCCGGCGGAGCGGGCGGCGCGCCCGGGGCCTCGGCGGCCGCGACGGCGACGATGATCTCGACCTCGGAGGCCTGTAGATGCGCGACGACGCCGGGGACGGTCCCGACGCGGACCTCGGCGAAGACGGCGGGGCGGACTACCTGA
- a CDS encoding DUF424 domain-containing protein, with translation MRDDAGDGPDADLGEDGGADYLITRRETPEGTLVAVCDAAVLGETFEGDGVSLDVTEEFYGGDEADPADADAVVQALYDADTANLVGEGCVGTAVDAGVIDADRVLTVGDTLHAQLLWL, from the coding sequence ATGCGCGACGACGCCGGGGACGGTCCCGACGCGGACCTCGGCGAAGACGGCGGGGCGGACTACCTGATCACGCGCCGTGAGACGCCCGAGGGGACGCTCGTCGCTGTGTGCGACGCCGCTGTCCTCGGCGAGACGTTCGAGGGCGACGGCGTCTCGCTGGACGTGACTGAGGAGTTCTACGGCGGCGACGAGGCCGATCCGGCCGACGCGGACGCCGTTGTTCAGGCACTGTACGACGCCGACACCGCGAACCTCGTCGGCGAGGGCTGCGTCGGCACCGCCGTCGACGCCGGCGTCATCGACGCCGACCGCGTGTTGACGGTCGGCGACACCCTGCACGCGCAGTTGCTGTGGCTGTAA
- a CDS encoding aminotransferase class V-fold PLP-dependent enzyme, with protein MEAPEQEPYPLDVEAVRADFPILQRKVGGDVTVPGEGEGDTTPLVYLDNAATSHTPDQVVDAIADYYRSYNSNVHRGIHQLSQEASTAYEHAHDRVAEFIGAEGREEVVFTKNTTEAENLVAYAWGLNELGPEDNVVLTEMEHHASLVTWQQIGKKTGADVRFVRVDEDGRLDMDHARELVDDDTAMANVVHVSNTLGTVNPVAEFADLVHDHDGLIFVDGAQSVPHMPVDVAEIDADFFAFSGHKMCGPTGIGVLYGKEHLLEEMQPYLYGGEMIRRVTYEDSEWEDLPWKFEAGTPVIAQGIALHAAIDYLEDLGMENVHAHEQLLAEYAYDRLTEYDDVDIYGPPGDDRAGLVAFNLDGVHAHDLSSILNDHAVAVRAGDHCTQPLHDKLGIAASARASFYVYNTREEIDKLVEAVDDARQLFA; from the coding sequence ATGGAAGCGCCTGAGCAGGAACCGTACCCGCTCGACGTCGAGGCCGTCCGCGCCGACTTCCCCATCCTCCAGCGGAAGGTGGGCGGCGACGTGACCGTCCCCGGCGAGGGCGAGGGCGACACGACGCCGCTCGTGTACCTCGACAACGCGGCCACGAGCCACACGCCCGATCAGGTCGTCGACGCGATCGCGGACTACTACCGCTCGTACAACTCGAACGTCCACCGCGGGATCCACCAGTTGAGCCAGGAGGCGAGCACCGCATACGAACACGCCCACGACCGCGTGGCGGAGTTCATCGGCGCTGAGGGCCGCGAGGAGGTCGTCTTCACGAAGAACACCACCGAGGCGGAGAACCTCGTCGCCTACGCGTGGGGCCTGAACGAACTCGGTCCCGAGGACAACGTCGTGCTCACCGAGATGGAACACCACGCCTCGCTGGTCACGTGGCAGCAGATCGGCAAGAAGACCGGGGCGGACGTGCGCTTCGTCCGCGTCGACGAGGACGGCCGCCTCGACATGGATCACGCCCGCGAGCTCGTCGACGACGACACCGCGATGGCGAACGTCGTCCACGTCTCGAACACGCTCGGAACGGTCAATCCGGTCGCCGAGTTCGCCGATCTGGTCCACGACCACGACGGGCTGATCTTCGTCGACGGCGCGCAGTCGGTGCCGCACATGCCCGTCGACGTGGCGGAGATCGACGCCGACTTCTTCGCCTTCTCGGGACACAAGATGTGCGGCCCGACGGGAATCGGCGTGCTGTACGGCAAAGAGCACCTCTTGGAGGAGATGCAGCCGTACCTCTACGGCGGCGAGATGATCCGCAGGGTCACCTACGAGGACTCCGAGTGGGAAGATCTCCCGTGGAAGTTCGAGGCGGGCACGCCCGTCATCGCGCAGGGGATCGCCCTCCACGCGGCGATCGACTACCTCGAGGACCTGGGAATGGAGAACGTTCACGCCCACGAGCAACTGCTGGCGGAGTACGCCTACGACCGCCTGACGGAGTACGACGACGTGGACATCTACGGCCCCCCCGGCGACGACCGCGCCGGCCTCGTGGCGTTCAACCTCGACGGCGTCCACGCCCACGACCTCTCCAGCATCCTCAACGACCACGCCGTCGCGGTCCGCGCCGGCGACCACTGCACCCAGCCGCTGCACGACAAGCTCGGGATCGCGGCGTCGGCCCGCGCGAGTTTCTACGTCTACAACACGCGCGAGGAGATCGACAAACTGGTCGAGGCGGTCGACGACGCGCGCCAACTGTTCGCGTAG
- a CDS encoding DUF7344 domain-containing protein: MSSLDEVFRLLSRERRRYALYYLRQQDGPVTIEQLARTISEWESDPSDADVPDELFENVVLTLDHNHFPKRAEADSIEYDRENRQVRITDTASEIDVMLSIAHGLEQPSTDLDVLDLVSRS, from the coding sequence ATGAGTTCGTTAGACGAGGTGTTTCGTCTCCTGAGTCGGGAACGTCGGCGATACGCGCTCTACTACCTTCGACAACAGGACGGACCGGTCACCATCGAGCAGCTCGCCCGGACGATCAGCGAGTGGGAGTCGGACCCCTCGGACGCGGATGTCCCGGACGAGCTGTTCGAGAACGTCGTTCTGACGTTGGATCACAACCACTTCCCGAAGCGAGCGGAGGCCGACAGCATCGAATACGACCGTGAGAACCGACAGGTTCGAATCACAGACACCGCCAGCGAGATCGACGTCATGCTCTCGATAGCACACGGTCTGGAACAGCCGTCGACGGACCTCGACGTCCTCGATCTCGTCTCCCGATCGTAG
- the sufU gene encoding Fe-S cluster assembly sulfur transfer protein SufU codes for MGGGSDMYRQQILDHYKNPRNHGELDDATFSHTGENPSCGDTITVDVRLEDDDETIEYVAFSGDGCAISQASASMLSERLQGTTLDELEAMDTDDITEMLGVDISPMRIKCAVLARQVAQDGAKLYEGEIDDLDVTKTED; via the coding sequence ATTGGCGGCGGCTCCGACATGTATCGCCAGCAGATTCTCGACCACTACAAGAACCCGCGCAACCACGGCGAACTCGACGACGCCACCTTCTCGCACACCGGCGAGAACCCCTCCTGCGGGGATACGATCACCGTCGACGTGCGCCTGGAGGACGACGACGAGACGATCGAGTACGTCGCGTTTTCGGGCGACGGCTGCGCTATCTCGCAGGCGTCGGCCTCGATGCTCTCCGAGCGCCTCCAGGGGACCACCCTCGACGAGTTGGAGGCGATGGACACCGACGACATCACCGAGATGCTCGGCGTCGACATCTCCCCGATGCGGATCAAGTGCGCCGTGCTCGCCCGGCAGGTCGCGCAGGACGGCGCGAAGCTGTACGAGGGCGAGATCGACGACCTCGACGTGACGAAAACCGAAGACTGA
- a CDS encoding glycosyltransferase family 4 protein — protein MHHLRRAEGGRLAPVATRLERHFVRGCAAAVCVSEATERDVLSLVDDLATHVAPPPADQFDPTVTPADVTDRAREGPLRVVSLGSLVPRKGHPTLVRALAGVDDERGWTATVVGPEPDPDHARTVRSLAADLDVEERVSFRGELSTSDLAAVLGESHVLAVPSSYEGFGMAYLEGMGFGLPAVASAAGGASTVVADGETGFLVDPGDVAGVRDAIAALAGDRDRLARMGTAALRRFESHPDWAATVADVRRFLAEVADGG, from the coding sequence GTGCACCACCTCCGGCGCGCCGAGGGCGGCCGGCTCGCGCCGGTCGCGACGCGACTGGAACGACACTTCGTTCGTGGCTGTGCCGCGGCCGTCTGCGTCAGCGAGGCGACTGAGCGCGACGTGTTGTCGCTCGTCGATGACCTCGCCACGCACGTCGCGCCGCCGCCGGCCGACCAGTTCGACCCGACGGTGACGCCGGCGGATGTGACCGATCGCGCTCGGGAGGGGCCGCTCCGAGTCGTCTCGCTCGGGTCGCTGGTGCCGCGGAAGGGGCATCCGACACTGGTGCGGGCGCTCGCCGGCGTCGACGACGAGCGCGGTTGGACGGCGACCGTCGTCGGCCCGGAGCCGGACCCGGATCACGCCCGCACGGTTCGGAGCCTGGCCGCCGACCTCGACGTCGAGGAGCGCGTGTCGTTCCGCGGCGAGCTCTCGACGTCAGACCTCGCGGCCGTGCTCGGGGAGTCGCACGTGCTCGCGGTCCCCTCCTCCTACGAGGGCTTCGGGATGGCGTACCTGGAGGGGATGGGCTTTGGCCTCCCGGCGGTCGCGTCCGCCGCCGGAGGCGCGTCGACGGTCGTCGCCGACGGCGAGACCGGCTTCCTCGTCGATCCGGGCGACGTGGCGGGCGTCCGGGACGCCATCGCCGCGCTCGCGGGAGATCGCGACCGACTGGCCCGGATGGGGACGGCCGCGCTCCGGCGGTTCGAGTCCCATCCCGACTGGGCCGCCACGGTCGCCGACGTCCGGCGGTTCCTCGCGGAGGTGGCCGATGGAGGGTGA